In Pasteurella multocida subsp. multocida OH4807, a genomic segment contains:
- the uvrA gene encoding excinuclease ABC subunit A (COG0178 Excinuclease ATPase subunit) yields the protein MDKIEVRGARTHNLKNINLTIPRDKLIVITGLSGSGKSSLAFDTLYAEGQRRYVESLSAYARQFLSLMEKPDVDHIEGLSPAISIEQKSTSHNPRSTVGTVTEIHDYLRLLFARVGEPRCPQHDVPLTAQTISQMVDNVLSLPEDSKMMLLAPVVKERKGEHVKLLEQIAAQGYIRARIDGEICDLSDAPKLELHKKHTIEVVVDRFKVRSDLATRLAESFETALELSGGTAVVASMEDTRAEELVFSANFACPHCGYAIPELEPRLFSFNNPAGACPTCDGLGVQQYFDEKRIVQNPSISLASGAIKGWDRRNFYYYQMLTSLAKHYDFDIEQPFEALPKKIQQIILNGSGKEEIEFQYMNDRGDVVVRHHSFEGILNNMARRYKETESMSVREELAKNISTCPCQDCQGSRLRQEARHVYIGTTNLPDIAEKSIGETLQFFSELHLVGQRAHIADKILKEIKERLQFLVNVGLDYLSLSRSAETLSGGEAQRIRLASQIGAGLVGVMYVLDEPSIGLHQRDNERLLNTLIHLRNLGNTVIVVEHDEDAIMAADHIIDIGPGAGVHGGQVVAEGTAKAIMANANSITGKFLSGREKIEIPKKRTALDKQKILKLNGATGNNLKSVNLEIPVGLFTCVTGVSGSGKSTLINDTLFPLAQNALNRAENTQYAPYKSISGLEFFDKVIDIDQSPIGRTPRSNPATYTGLFTPIRELFSGVPEARARGYNPGRFSFNVRGGRCEACQGDGVIKVEMHFLPDVYVPCEHCKGKRYNRETLEIRYKGKTIHQVLDMTVEEAREFFDAIPQIARKLQTLMDVGLSYIRLGQSSTTLSGGEAQRVKLATELSKRDTGKTLYVLDEPTTGLHFADIKQLLTVLHRLRDQGNTIVVIEHNLDVIKTADWIVDLGPEGGNGGGQIIATGTPEQVAEVNGSHTARFLKTILQKG from the coding sequence ATGGATAAAATTGAAGTACGTGGGGCGCGGACCCATAATCTAAAAAATATTAATTTAACAATTCCTCGCGATAAATTAATTGTGATTACAGGGTTGTCGGGATCAGGGAAGTCCTCTTTAGCATTTGATACGTTGTATGCGGAAGGACAACGCCGTTATGTAGAATCGCTTTCCGCTTATGCACGCCAATTTTTATCACTGATGGAAAAGCCTGATGTGGATCATATCGAAGGGTTATCACCTGCAATTTCAATTGAACAAAAATCTACCTCACACAACCCTCGTTCTACAGTCGGTACTGTGACAGAAATTCATGATTATTTACGTCTTCTTTTTGCGCGTGTAGGGGAGCCTCGTTGTCCACAGCATGATGTTCCTCTTACTGCACAAACGATCAGCCAAATGGTCGATAATGTGTTGAGTTTGCCTGAAGACAGCAAAATGATGTTGTTAGCACCCGTTGTCAAAGAGCGTAAAGGGGAACATGTTAAGCTGCTAGAACAAATTGCGGCCCAAGGGTATATTCGCGCTCGTATTGATGGTGAGATTTGCGATTTATCTGATGCACCAAAATTAGAGTTACATAAAAAACATACGATTGAAGTGGTGGTGGATCGCTTTAAAGTGCGGTCTGATTTAGCCACAAGATTGGCGGAGTCTTTTGAAACCGCGTTGGAATTATCTGGTGGCACAGCGGTGGTTGCTTCAATGGAGGATACTCGCGCAGAAGAGTTAGTCTTTTCAGCCAATTTTGCCTGTCCACATTGTGGGTATGCTATCCCTGAGTTAGAACCTCGCTTATTTTCTTTTAATAACCCTGCGGGTGCATGCCCAACTTGTGATGGATTAGGGGTGCAACAATATTTTGATGAAAAACGCATTGTACAAAATCCAAGTATTTCACTAGCAAGCGGGGCAATCAAAGGATGGGATCGCCGTAACTTTTATTATTATCAGATGTTAACATCGCTTGCTAAACATTATGATTTCGATATTGAACAACCTTTTGAAGCATTACCGAAGAAAATCCAACAGATTATTCTAAATGGTTCTGGCAAAGAGGAAATTGAATTTCAATATATGAACGATCGTGGTGATGTAGTGGTGCGTCATCATAGTTTTGAAGGGATCTTGAATAACATGGCGCGTCGTTATAAAGAAACAGAATCGATGTCCGTGCGAGAGGAGTTAGCCAAAAACATTAGCACTTGCCCATGTCAGGATTGCCAAGGTTCGCGTTTGCGTCAAGAAGCACGCCATGTTTATATTGGAACAACAAATTTGCCTGATATTGCGGAAAAAAGTATTGGGGAAACATTACAGTTTTTTAGTGAATTGCATCTTGTCGGGCAACGTGCACACATTGCTGACAAGATCCTGAAAGAAATTAAGGAGCGTCTGCAATTTTTAGTCAATGTTGGTCTAGACTATTTGTCGCTTTCTCGTTCGGCTGAAACATTATCAGGGGGAGAAGCACAACGTATTCGATTAGCCAGTCAGATTGGTGCTGGCTTAGTGGGTGTGATGTATGTGCTGGATGAACCGTCAATTGGATTACACCAACGTGATAACGAGCGTTTGTTAAATACGTTAATTCATTTGCGTAATTTGGGGAATACGGTAATCGTTGTTGAACACGATGAAGATGCGATTATGGCAGCAGACCATATTATTGATATTGGACCAGGTGCGGGTGTGCATGGTGGGCAAGTTGTCGCAGAGGGAACCGCAAAAGCGATTATGGCGAATGCAAATTCAATCACGGGTAAGTTTCTCTCTGGACGCGAGAAAATTGAAATTCCGAAAAAACGTACCGCACTTGATAAGCAAAAAATACTTAAACTGAATGGCGCAACGGGGAATAATTTAAAATCAGTGAATTTAGAGATTCCCGTCGGGCTATTTACTTGTGTAACGGGCGTGTCGGGTTCAGGGAAATCAACGCTAATTAATGATACTTTATTCCCATTGGCGCAAAATGCCCTGAACCGTGCTGAGAATACGCAGTATGCGCCGTATAAATCCATTTCAGGTTTAGAATTTTTTGATAAGGTGATTGATATTGACCAAAGCCCAATTGGTCGAACTCCGCGTTCAAACCCAGCAACTTATACGGGATTATTTACGCCAATTCGTGAATTATTTTCAGGTGTGCCCGAGGCGAGAGCAAGAGGATATAACCCAGGGCGTTTTAGTTTTAACGTGCGTGGTGGGCGCTGTGAAGCGTGCCAAGGGGACGGTGTAATTAAAGTTGAGATGCATTTTTTGCCAGATGTGTATGTACCTTGTGAGCATTGTAAAGGTAAGCGTTATAACCGCGAAACGTTAGAGATTCGTTATAAAGGGAAGACGATTCATCAAGTGCTGGATATGACTGTCGAGGAGGCGCGCGAGTTTTTTGATGCGATTCCGCAAATTGCACGTAAACTACAAACGTTGATGGATGTGGGGTTATCATATATTCGTTTAGGGCAATCTTCGACAACGTTATCCGGTGGAGAAGCCCAACGTGTGAAATTGGCAACAGAATTGTCTAAACGCGATACAGGAAAAACTTTGTATGTATTGGATGAGCCAACAACAGGCTTACATTTTGCGGATATTAAACAGCTGTTGACCGTTTTACACCGTTTACGTGATCAAGGAAATACCATTGTAGTGATTGAGCATAATTTAGATGTAATCAAAACAGCGGATTGGATTGTTGATCTAGGACCAGAAGGAGGCAATGGTGGTGGACAAATTATTGCAACCGGTACGCCTGAGCAAGTCGCAGAAGTGAATGGGTCACATACTGCGCGTTTCTTAAAAACAATTTTACAAAAAGGCTGA
- a CDS encoding single-stranded DNA-binding protein (COG0629 Single-stranded DNA-binding protein) translates to MAGVNKVIIVGNLGNDPEIRTMPNGEAVANISVATSESWLDKNTNERREVTEWHRIVFYRRQAEVAGEYLRKGSKVYVEGRLRTRKWQDQNGQERYTTEIQGDVLQMLDSRNDRQQAGGYAPQAPASQYGSSYSAPSNNFGSQPARPATKPAPQNEPPMDMGFEEDNIPF, encoded by the coding sequence ATGGCTGGAGTAAATAAAGTTATCATCGTAGGGAATTTAGGTAACGATCCAGAAATTCGTACCATGCCAAACGGTGAGGCAGTTGCCAATATCAGTGTTGCCACTAGTGAAAGTTGGCTCGATAAGAACACCAACGAACGCCGTGAAGTCACCGAGTGGCACCGTATCGTATTCTACCGCCGTCAAGCAGAAGTCGCGGGAGAATATTTACGCAAAGGTTCAAAAGTTTATGTGGAAGGTCGCTTAAGAACACGTAAATGGCAAGATCAAAATGGTCAAGAGCGCTATACCACTGAAATCCAAGGCGATGTTTTACAAATGCTGGACAGCCGTAACGACCGTCAACAAGCGGGTGGCTATGCACCACAAGCACCTGCATCGCAATACGGTTCATCTTACTCAGCACCGAGCAACAATTTTGGTTCACAACCCGCTCGTCCAGCGACAAAACCTGCTCCACAAAACGAACCCCCAATGGATATGGGCTTTGAGGAAGATAATATTCCATTTTGA
- a CDS encoding hypothetical protein (COG1230 Co/Zn/Cd efflux system component), with protein MACQNCCGSNQPIHQSPKYKKALWIVLILNLSMFFVEIVMGVKSGSTSLLSDSLDFLGDSANYLISLIVLPMALSYRAKASMVKGLTMGGFGLFILMTTIYRVFYGEMPSYSEMSIVGFLALLINVSALLILLKFRDGDSNVRSVWVCSRNDAIGNVAVILAGMAVYFFQSKYPDLIVAFVLAFLALQASQEIIKRAWAELKVS; from the coding sequence ATGGCGTGCCAAAATTGTTGTGGTTCAAATCAGCCCATTCATCAATCGCCCAAGTACAAAAAAGCCTTGTGGATTGTCTTGATATTAAATTTATCAATGTTTTTTGTGGAAATTGTGATGGGGGTTAAATCAGGTTCAACTTCGCTGTTGTCGGACAGTTTGGATTTCTTGGGCGACAGTGCCAATTATTTGATAAGTTTGATTGTTTTGCCAATGGCGTTAAGTTACCGAGCCAAAGCATCTATGGTTAAGGGGCTAACGATGGGCGGTTTTGGTTTATTTATTTTAATGACAACCATTTATCGTGTGTTTTATGGGGAAATGCCCAGTTATTCTGAAATGAGCATTGTGGGATTTTTGGCGTTATTGATCAATGTGTCAGCATTGTTGATATTATTAAAATTTCGTGATGGCGACAGCAATGTCCGCAGTGTGTGGGTGTGTTCCCGAAACGATGCGATTGGTAATGTGGCGGTAATTTTGGCGGGTATGGCAGTTTATTTTTTTCAATCAAAATATCCTGATTTAATTGTGGCGTTTGTTTTGGCATTTTTGGCATTACAAGCCAGTCAAGAAATCATCAAAAGGGCTTGGGCGGAATTAAAAGTCAGTTAA